One window of Chloroflexus aggregans DSM 9485 genomic DNA carries:
- a CDS encoding acyltransferase, with protein sequence MRQHVVRLWTSLWMRYAGPHRLGKVATWLAALPYAPYKARVGLAHRYPQGYIAPSAQLNGRRIRRGRHVFIGDEVVIYQRQDGGPIELADYVELHRDTIIECGRGGSVVIGERTGLQPRCQLSAYVEPIVIGRGCQIAPQCAFYPYDHGTASGQPIGMQPLTSKGPIVLEDDVWLGYGVVVLSGVTIGSGTVVGAGSVVTKSLPAGVIAVGAPARVVRERTALDIDPITMR encoded by the coding sequence ATGCGCCAGCACGTGGTTCGTTTGTGGACATCACTATGGATGCGCTATGCCGGTCCACACCGGTTGGGTAAAGTGGCGACATGGTTGGCGGCCTTACCGTATGCGCCCTATAAAGCGCGAGTGGGGCTGGCCCATCGTTATCCGCAAGGTTACATCGCACCGTCGGCACAACTGAATGGGCGCAGAATCCGGCGCGGTCGCCATGTGTTTATCGGCGATGAAGTGGTGATCTATCAGCGGCAAGACGGTGGACCGATTGAACTGGCCGATTACGTCGAGCTGCATCGCGATACGATTATCGAATGCGGACGCGGCGGGAGTGTGGTGATCGGTGAGCGCACGGGTCTCCAACCACGTTGCCAATTGTCGGCCTATGTTGAACCTATTGTAATCGGACGTGGATGCCAGATTGCACCGCAATGTGCCTTCTACCCCTACGATCACGGCACGGCGTCCGGTCAGCCGATCGGTATGCAACCGCTGACGAGTAAAGGGCCGATTGTGCTGGAAGATGATGTCTGGCTAGGGTACGGTGTGGTGGTGTTATCCGGTGTAACAATCGGTTCGGGGACGGTGGTAGGGGCCGGGAGTGTTGTAACAAAAAGTTTACCTGCCGGGGTGATTGCCGTAGGAGCACCGGCGCGGGTTGTGCGTGAACGTACAGCGCTCGATATTGACCCTATCACGATGAGGTGA
- a CDS encoding sulfotransferase domain-containing protein — translation MVNVFRRARRTLRRWIRGPYADLGFTPHSDFYYLASFPKSGNTWVRFLLANLLAGEELGLQGFGRYVPDSHIKGDLAYMADPTTPFNQMRPRFVKTHLQYRPIFRRAIYIVRDGRDAMTSFYHWRNKRSGKPITLREIITGDFYWGRWSDHVLGWLNSDCELLLVKYEDLYADTATQVRRILEFCHMQASDEQIAAAVEAASFDRMRAKERSAQGANTPFFVRKGGSGDWRNLFSPDDEELFWQYHRAGMVAAGYPAT, via the coding sequence ATGGTGAACGTCTTCCGTCGTGCGCGTCGTACTCTGCGTCGGTGGATCAGAGGCCCATATGCCGATCTCGGTTTTACTCCGCATTCCGATTTCTACTATCTCGCCTCGTTTCCGAAATCGGGGAACACATGGGTGCGCTTTTTGCTGGCGAATTTGTTGGCCGGTGAAGAATTGGGCCTTCAGGGGTTTGGTCGTTATGTGCCCGATAGCCATATCAAAGGTGATCTGGCCTATATGGCCGATCCGACCACACCGTTCAATCAGATGCGACCGCGCTTTGTGAAGACGCACCTTCAGTATCGCCCGATCTTTCGGCGGGCTATCTACATTGTGCGTGATGGGCGTGATGCAATGACATCGTTCTACCATTGGCGGAACAAACGCTCCGGTAAACCGATCACCCTACGTGAGATCATCACCGGTGATTTCTACTGGGGTCGTTGGTCAGATCATGTCTTAGGGTGGCTGAATAGTGATTGCGAGCTGTTGTTGGTCAAATATGAAGACCTCTATGCCGACACTGCCACCCAAGTACGGCGGATCCTTGAGTTTTGCCACATGCAGGCGAGCGATGAACAGATTGCGGCTGCGGTTGAGGCTGCGTCGTTTGATCGGATGCGCGCCAAAGAGCGGTCAGCCCAAGGAGCCAATACGCCGTTTTTTGTGCGCAAAGGCGGCTCAGGCGATTGGCGTAATTTGTTTTCGCCAGACGATGAAGAACTGTTCTGGCAATACCATCGTGCCGGCATGGTTGCCGCCGGTTACCCCGCAACCTAG
- a CDS encoding glycosyltransferase family 2 protein — translation MVATVTVAIPVYKRLTYVAQAIRSVAAQDYPAIELIVSDNGCNGNAVWEIAHANYPRPFIFRQNPASVPIVTHFNQLIAAASGEYFILLSDDDELAPGYVSTMVAALVANPSAAVAISRVEVIDEHNRVIGSTADRPLPPPLMSGPDWIERWGRNEHKFVSFTTNVARTSEIWMVGGYPDFDGGNGIDNALLVALSIGRSIVYCHEAIFRHRIYDTSFGKSVSIASLARASRQFLAFLDQHPALRAYARQHPQEWRRYRNAVIRVIWTTYYGRWRHLYRGREAYLDWLKAGFALPFIPAYYRRVIPEIIYSLPTIGQFAQRRLETR, via the coding sequence ATGGTAGCGACGGTAACAGTTGCGATTCCGGTCTACAAACGACTCACGTATGTGGCGCAGGCAATCCGCTCGGTGGCTGCACAAGACTATCCGGCGATTGAACTCATTGTCTCCGACAACGGTTGTAACGGCAATGCTGTATGGGAAATAGCCCACGCCAACTATCCGCGTCCCTTTATTTTTCGCCAAAACCCAGCTTCGGTACCGATTGTAACGCATTTCAACCAATTGATAGCAGCCGCAAGCGGTGAGTATTTCATCTTGTTAAGCGATGATGATGAGTTGGCGCCGGGTTATGTCTCGACGATGGTTGCAGCATTGGTAGCGAATCCCTCCGCAGCCGTAGCCATCTCGCGGGTGGAGGTTATCGATGAGCACAATCGGGTGATCGGATCGACCGCCGACCGTCCGTTGCCGCCGCCGTTGATGAGTGGCCCGGATTGGATTGAGCGGTGGGGGCGCAACGAGCATAAGTTTGTTAGTTTCACCACCAATGTAGCCCGCACGTCCGAGATATGGATGGTTGGTGGTTATCCCGATTTCGATGGCGGGAACGGCATTGATAACGCATTGCTCGTTGCTTTGAGCATCGGGCGTAGCATTGTCTATTGTCACGAGGCTATTTTTCGCCATCGTATCTACGATACCAGCTTTGGTAAATCAGTCAGTATTGCGAGCTTGGCCCGTGCATCGCGCCAGTTCCTCGCTTTCCTCGATCAGCATCCGGCGCTGCGCGCGTATGCCCGTCAACATCCGCAGGAGTGGCGTCGCTACCGGAATGCTGTTATTCGCGTGATCTGGACAACCTACTATGGGCGGTGGCGTCATCTCTACCGTGGCCGTGAGGCATATCTCGATTGGTTAAAAGCCGGTTTTGCCTTGCCGTTCATTCCTGCTTACTACCGACGAGTGATCCCTGAGATTATCTACTCACTGCCGACAATTGGGCAATTTGCCCAGCGTCGGCTCGAAACACGGTGA
- a CDS encoding glycosyltransferase family 2 protein — protein sequence MQREVRLSIIIPCYNAAVTLGEQLAALADQTWDRPWEVIVADNGSRDDSRRVAAAFLNRLPHLRIIDASARRGGAFARNEGARHARGTALAFVDADDMVAPGWVAAIGNALDRHPFVASRFDIERLNRHSWLSRTRRNPQADGLQRVNYPPYLPHAGGCGLAVERSLHELVGGFDETLFRLMDTDYCFRIQLQGNVPLTFVPEALVYVRYRDTLRGMLRQTRERAIANVALARRYGGEQLAQWWSFQPWLAYARRWFRHLGRAIRIRQREQLAEWLRVNAWLIGLLQGSLQYRYPPLAI from the coding sequence GTGCAACGTGAGGTGCGACTCAGTATCATTATCCCATGTTACAACGCTGCGGTAACCCTGGGTGAACAGCTCGCTGCGTTGGCCGATCAGACGTGGGATCGGCCATGGGAAGTGATTGTGGCCGACAACGGTTCGCGCGATGATTCGCGCCGAGTTGCTGCTGCCTTTCTCAACCGGTTGCCGCACCTACGCATTATTGATGCAAGCGCACGGCGTGGTGGTGCCTTTGCCCGGAACGAAGGCGCCCGCCACGCGCGTGGTACTGCCTTGGCCTTCGTTGATGCTGATGATATGGTGGCGCCGGGTTGGGTGGCGGCAATCGGCAATGCTCTCGACCGCCACCCGTTTGTCGCCTCGCGCTTTGATATCGAGCGGCTCAATCGCCATTCCTGGCTGAGCCGGACGCGGCGTAATCCGCAGGCCGACGGGTTACAGCGGGTGAATTATCCGCCGTATTTGCCGCATGCCGGTGGGTGTGGCTTAGCCGTCGAGCGCTCGCTGCACGAACTGGTTGGTGGTTTTGATGAGACGCTGTTCCGTTTGATGGATACCGATTATTGTTTCCGGATTCAGTTGCAGGGTAATGTTCCATTGACCTTCGTTCCTGAGGCGCTCGTCTACGTTCGGTACCGCGACACCTTACGCGGGATGTTGCGCCAAACGCGCGAGCGGGCGATTGCCAATGTGGCGTTAGCTCGTCGCTATGGCGGTGAACAACTCGCGCAATGGTGGTCGTTCCAACCCTGGTTGGCGTATGCCAGGCGCTGGTTCCGCCATTTGGGCCGGGCGATACGGATCCGTCAGCGCGAACAGTTGGCGGAATGGTTGCGGGTGAATGCATGGTTGATCGGATTGTTGCAAGGCAGTCTGCAATACCGTTACCCACCCCTAGCAATCTAG
- a CDS encoding bifunctional sulfate adenylyltransferase/adenylylsulfate kinase has translation MAEDTLLIPPYGGRLVNLVVPAEERPAWLAMASRLPSIQISMRSLCDLELLATGGFSPLTGFMGQADYERVLEEMRLADGRLWPIPVTLPVEQSSFGSDRIVLRDVHNNPLAIMEVSEIFSWDAEREALAVLGTNDPRHPLVAEMARWGKFYAAGRLYVFNLPRYYDFVDLRRTPAEVRRLLTAMGRSNVVAFQTRNPMHRIHEELTKRAAAQVDGSLLIHPVVGMTKPGDVDHFTRVRSYRLLVEKYYDPSRTLLSLLPLAMRMAGPREAVWHAIIRRNYGANHFIVGRDHAGPGNDSTGKPFYGPYAAQELLARYAAEIGVKMIPFTELVYLKREGRYVPIDEVPPGAEVATISGTQVRDEYLAKGRLLPEWFTRPETAEILRQMYPPRHRQGFCVWFTGLSGAGKSTIAAILNILLLERGRTPTILDGDVVRTHLSKGLGFSREDRDTNILRIGFVASAVVKAGGAVICAAVSPYRAARNECRAMIGSDQFIEVFVDTPLEVCEQRDVKGLYAKARRGELRGFTGIDDPYEPPVNPELVLTTTDVTPEENARKIIRYLEEKGFLEG, from the coding sequence ATGGCAGAAGATACCCTCCTGATCCCGCCGTATGGCGGTCGTCTGGTCAATTTGGTGGTGCCGGCTGAAGAGCGGCCCGCATGGTTAGCGATGGCCTCACGCTTGCCATCGATCCAGATTTCGATGCGTAGTCTGTGTGATCTGGAATTGCTGGCAACCGGCGGCTTTTCACCGCTGACCGGGTTTATGGGGCAGGCCGATTACGAACGTGTGCTGGAAGAGATGCGGCTGGCCGACGGTAGGCTGTGGCCCATCCCGGTGACGCTGCCGGTCGAACAGAGTTCGTTTGGCAGCGACCGGATCGTGCTGCGCGATGTGCATAACAATCCGCTCGCCATTATGGAAGTGAGCGAGATTTTTTCGTGGGACGCCGAGCGTGAGGCGCTGGCCGTTCTCGGCACGAACGATCCCCGCCATCCACTGGTAGCCGAGATGGCGCGCTGGGGGAAGTTTTACGCTGCCGGACGGTTGTACGTCTTTAATCTGCCGCGCTACTACGATTTTGTCGATCTGCGGCGGACGCCGGCTGAGGTACGCCGATTACTGACGGCGATGGGGCGGTCGAATGTGGTGGCGTTTCAAACGCGCAACCCGATGCACCGCATCCACGAAGAGCTGACCAAACGGGCGGCGGCGCAGGTTGATGGCAGCTTGCTCATCCATCCGGTGGTTGGGATGACTAAACCCGGCGATGTCGATCACTTTACCCGTGTGCGCAGCTACCGGCTGTTGGTCGAAAAATACTACGATCCGTCGCGCACACTGCTCAGCCTCTTACCGTTGGCGATGCGCATGGCCGGCCCGCGCGAAGCGGTCTGGCATGCCATCATCCGTCGTAATTACGGAGCGAACCATTTTATTGTTGGCCGTGACCATGCCGGCCCCGGCAACGACAGCACCGGCAAGCCATTCTATGGCCCGTATGCGGCGCAAGAGCTGTTGGCCCGCTACGCCGCCGAGATTGGTGTGAAGATGATCCCCTTCACCGAGTTGGTCTATCTCAAGCGCGAAGGTCGGTATGTGCCGATCGATGAGGTGCCGCCGGGGGCTGAAGTTGCCACTATTTCTGGAACGCAAGTGCGTGATGAGTATCTGGCTAAGGGGCGCCTGTTGCCCGAATGGTTTACCCGCCCTGAGACTGCCGAGATTCTGCGTCAGATGTATCCACCGCGTCACCGCCAAGGGTTTTGTGTTTGGTTCACCGGTCTGAGCGGTGCGGGGAAGTCAACGATTGCTGCCATTCTCAATATTCTGTTACTCGAGCGTGGTCGCACACCGACGATACTCGATGGTGATGTGGTACGGACACATCTCTCGAAGGGTTTAGGGTTTTCGCGTGAGGATCGTGATACCAACATCCTCCGGATCGGCTTTGTTGCCAGTGCAGTGGTCAAAGCGGGCGGGGCCGTCATCTGCGCAGCCGTCAGCCCCTACCGCGCCGCGCGGAACGAGTGCCGGGCCATGATCGGGAGTGACCAGTTCATTGAAGTATTTGTCGATACACCACTTGAAGTATGTGAGCAACGTGATGTGAAAGGTCTCTACGCCAAAGCCCGGCGTGGTGAGCTGCGAGGATTTACCGGCATCGATGACCCGTATGAGCCGCCGGTTAATCCTGAGTTGGTGTTGACGACAACCGATGTGACGCCCGAAGAGAATGCACGCAAGATCATTCGCTATCTCGAAGAGAAGGGTTTTCTGGAGGGTTAG
- a CDS encoding polysaccharide deacetylase family protein: MVSSQQGGRARSSLLGRWLAPLGRRWLGTLIRVETTTPLVALTFDDGPHPRYTPQILDVLAHYHARATFFVLGRHAAEQRDLVAQIAAAGHVIGNHTFHHVRMPQTPRYRRWQELWSAQRAVAPYGTRLFRPPYGGQSYGSRVDALLLGYEVVGWTFHIEDWVAQSPVQLLERLNRQLRPGSIILLHDRLVQPRDPAAADRTPLIETLATFLAQWEETYRFVTVPELIRAGRPVRGPWFRPAL; this comes from the coding sequence ATGGTTTCATCGCAGCAAGGTGGTCGTGCTCGTTCCTCACTTCTTGGGCGTTGGTTGGCGCCGTTGGGCCGACGGTGGCTTGGTACACTTATCCGGGTAGAGACGACTACTCCCCTGGTTGCATTGACCTTTGATGATGGGCCACATCCCCGTTACACACCACAGATTCTCGACGTGTTGGCTCACTATCACGCGCGTGCTACCTTCTTTGTGTTGGGTCGGCACGCGGCTGAGCAGCGTGATCTGGTAGCGCAGATTGCTGCTGCCGGTCACGTGATTGGTAACCACACCTTTCATCACGTGCGTATGCCACAGACGCCGCGCTACCGACGTTGGCAAGAATTGTGGTCTGCACAGCGGGCGGTTGCACCGTATGGAACCCGCCTCTTTCGTCCGCCTTACGGTGGACAATCGTATGGATCGCGCGTCGATGCGCTGTTGCTCGGGTATGAAGTTGTCGGTTGGACGTTCCACATTGAAGATTGGGTTGCGCAATCGCCGGTTCAGTTGCTTGAACGGTTAAACCGACAACTTCGTCCGGGCAGCATTATCCTGCTCCACGACCGGCTGGTGCAGCCGCGTGATCCGGCGGCAGCCGATCGGACACCGTTGATCGAGACGCTGGCAACGTTCCTCGCTCAATGGGAAGAGACGTATCGTTTTGTGACTGTCCCTGAACTCATCCGTGCCGGACGCCCCGTGCGTGGGCCATGGTTCCGTCCGGCTTTGTAA